From a region of the Dictyostelium discoideum AX4 chromosome 2 chromosome, whole genome shotgun sequence genome:
- the rpiA gene encoding ribose-5-phosphate isomerase, translating to MSLDNCKKVAAYKAVDDFVKDGCKIGIGSGSTIKYAVDRIKELGLKNVICVPTSFQSTQLIVEAGLELSDLSRTPELDITIDGADEVDKDFNLIKGGGGCQLQEKIVAYSSKKLVIVADHTKESTELGENWKKGIPIEVVPMAYVPVMKKLESSSFSLTPKLRMAVNKAGPVVTDNGNFIIDAQFSKPLSNIPQLAIDIKMIPGVVETGLFVNMTKIAYFGQTDGTCKVKSI from the coding sequence atgtcattagataattgtaaaaaagtAGCAGCATATAAAGCAGTTGATGATTTTGTTAAAGATGGTTGTaaaattggtattggtagtggtagtacaATAAAGTATGCAGTTGAtagaattaaagaattagGATTAAAGAATGTAATTTGTGTACCAACATCATTTCAATCTACtcaattaattgttgaagCAGGATTAGAGTTATCAGATTTATCACGTACACCAGAATTGGATATTACAATCGATGGTGCAGATGAAGTGGATAaggattttaatttaattaaaggtggtggtggttgtcaATTACAAGAGAAGATCGTTGCATACTCTTCAAAGAAATTAGTTATTGTTGCAGATCATACAAAGGAATCAACAGAGTTGGGtgaaaattggaaaaaaggTATCCCAATTGAAGTGGTACCAATGGCTTACGTACCTGTAATGAAGAAATTAGAAagttcatcattttcattgaCTCCAAAATTACGTATGGCCGTAAATAAAGCTGGTCCAGTTGTAACTGATAATGGTAATTTCATAATCGATGCTCAATTCTCAAAACCACTATCAAATATTCCACAATTAgcaattgatattaaaatgaTTCCAGGTGTTGTTGAAACAGgtttatttgtaaatatgACTAAAATTGCTTATTTCGGTCAAACTGATGGTACTTGTAAagttaaatcaatttaa
- a CDS encoding hypothetical protein (P10901 Alpha-L-fucosidase precursor (EC 3.2.1.51) (Alpha-L-fucoside fucohydrolase)) — translation MNKYTLLLLLLNTFFISNTKSQSYNANWTDLNSRPNPGWYDQVKFGIFIHFGVYSVPAFATHDYAEWYWYNLVNDNGTTQKWQDQHFGEHFQYQDFAPMFNCRLFNPDEWASIFQKSGAKYVVLTSKHHEGYTLWKSDQSWSWNSVENGPGIDIVGKLTNSVKAQGLHMGLYHSLYEWFNPLYLADKKSGNPPTQNTYVKEVLLNQLRDIVLKYEPDIVWADGEWEQYSDYWGSKEFLSWLYSDSPVKETVVVNDRWGKETRGVDGGFYTGGDNWQPGHLVTHKWENCQTIGSSYGYNENEPAEAYQDSTILIQEFVETVACGGNFLLDVGPNAEGVIPNNMVDRLYDIGKFLSINGESIYGSSPWRIQNQTQSIWFTTNTTTGAIYAFSYYFPEDGVFNFNEIIGSKSTIVELFGYKSKNPITIETYQPKGINITVPFVSPSDYPPFIYVFKFINAY, via the exons atgaacaaGTATACATTGTTGCTATTACTTTTaaatacattttttatttcaaatactAAGTCTCAATCCTACAATGCAAATTGGACAg atttaaattcaagACCAAATCCTGGATGG tatgATCAAGTtaaatttggaatttttaTACATTTTGGAGTTTATAGTGTTCCAGCATTTGCAACCCATGATTATGCAGAATGGTATTGGTATAATTTAGTAAATGATAATGGTACAACTCAAAAATGGCAAGACCAACATTTTGGTGAACACTTTCAATATCAAGATTTTGCACCAATGTTTAATTGTAGATTATTCAATCCAGATGAATGGGCAtcaatatttcaaaaatcTGGTGCGAAATATGTTGTACTAACATCAAAACATCATGAAGGTTATACACTTTGGAAAAGTGATCAATCATGGAGTTGGAATTCTGTTGAAAATGGTCCTGGAATTGATATTGTAGGTAAATTAACCAATTCTGTTAAAGCTCAAGGTCTTCATATGGGTTTATATCATTCATTATATGAGTGGTTTAACCCATTATACTTGGCCGATAAAAAGAGTGGTAACCCACCAACTCAAAACACCTATGTTAAAgaagttttattaaatcaattaagagatatagttttaaaatatgaaCCTGATATAGTATGGGCTGATGGTGAATGGGAg caatatTCAGATTATTGGGGttcaaaagaatttttaagtTGGTTATATAGTGACAGTCCAGTTAAAGAAACAGTTGTAGTAAATGATAGATGGGGTAAAGAGACAAGAGGAGTTGATGGTGGGTTTTATACGGGTGGTGATAATTGGCAGCCTGGTCATTTGGTTACACATAAATGGGAGAATTGTCAAACTATTGGTAGTTCATATGgttataatgaaaatgaaccAGCAGAGGCATACCAAGATTCAACTATTTTAATTCAAGAATTTGTTGAAACAGTTGCATGTGGTGGTAATTTCCTTTTAGATGTTGGACCAAATGCTGAAGGTGTAATTCCAAATAACATGGTGGATCGTTTGTATGATATTGGTAAATTCTTATCAATTAATGGAGAATCAATTTATGGTAGTTCTCCCTGGagaattcaaaatcaaactcAATCAATTTGGTTCACTACAAATACTACGACAGGTGCAATCTATGCTTTCAGTTATTATTTTCCAGAAGATGgtgtatttaattttaatgaaatcattGGTTCGAAATCTacaattgttgaattattcggttataaaagtaaaaatccAATTACAATTGAAACTTATCAACCAAAAGGAATTAACATAACTGTACCATTTGTATCACCATCAGACTATCCACCATTTAtttatgtttttaaatttataaatgcttattaa
- a CDS encoding hypothetical protein (Q9FY46 Sulfate transporter 4.1, chloroplast precursor (AST82)) translates to MTRYKQLGDDKQDDENQQTNNNNLNEENNLNNNNSNNNNNSNNNNIDNNNNEDNHNEEGRILNNSNTNIQRPQNILTSVRSPELYYLPPKKISLPGDSSPSTLLHQSLNSNGAGGSNASSNASSNIGSKSNTPMLISTNSPKLTNNSSSPINILTNSHSNLMNSSSDIYISSNNNSNGFPPLSLDNHYQQQQQQPNNNKNNNNNDESITVEEMKAQHIKNKEDYDTINFMNTIKQIRTFKFEKKHKKKLQRYLYNLVPIIDWLPKYNWKSDWKGDLISGITVGVMLIPQGMAYALVAKLPPIYGLYSSILPVLAYCIFGTSKQLSMGPFAIISLLVSETVTGVVGAGNTDEVYHVSVAILLALVCGAMQMFLGLIRFGFVANFLSDPVRTGFTSGCALIIGSSQLKHIFGYGVEETNFLLLLVIRYLKDIAKTNWWSFLLGIIGVVFLLGIKKLNARFKLKIPGPLLVVVVFTFFSFILKLEQRAHIKVVGEIPSGFPSPSFPLVRYNQSLYSQNEGVDGLPLPPNTNWFSVLIQLIPGSLVLTLVGFISSISIGSKFGEKYNYIVEPNQELFALGASDFFGAFFLSFPVGASLSRTAVNAQNGAVSQVSSFICTVIIVISVFFLTPVVYFLPRAVLSSIVIVAIIDLVEYQMVFDLWKVHRKDLLLFGISFLSTTILGILQGILIGAIASLLMIIYRSAYPPFAVLGRLPGTEIYKNIKRVPKAETFKGVRIVRIDGSIYFANCMFIKKKLRHHEPFSLKSGDQNHGSQEDIISFMTDSEAENAYIDDDEPIEVDIDGHKIIGAIIIDFSSVNDIDSTGIRMLKELVSDFRKRQLVIYFASVKGYVRDSMKRGGVVDHYGADHFFWTINDAVEHHLFLLRQSKRSKELSKSRSINNSSNNVIFNKQIQNNSILTTTTTNIDNDFDDVVGNASGNIPLINLKKI, encoded by the exons atgactaGATACAAACAACTTGGTGACGATAAacaagatgatgaaaatcagcaaactaataataataatttaaatgaagaaaataatttaaataataataatagtaataataataataatagtaataataataatattgataataataataatgaagataatcATAATGAGGAAGgaagaattttaaataatagtaatactaATATTCAAAGACcacaaaatattttaacatCAGTAAGAAGCCCAGAGCTTTATTATTTACCACCTAAAAAGATATCATTACCAGGTGATAGCTCACCTTCAACACTATTAcatcaatcattaaatagtaatggtGCAGGTGGTAGTAATGCTAGTAGTAATGCTAGTAGTAATATTGGTAGTAAATCAAATACACCTATGTTAATATCAACCAATTCACCAAAATTAACCAATAATTCAAGTTcaccaattaatattttaacaaACTCCcattcaaatttaatgaatagtagtagtgatatttatataagcagtaataataatagtaatggtttTCCACCATTAAGTTTGGAtaatcattatcaacaacaacaacaacaaccaaataacaataaaaataataataataatgatgagtCAATAACAGTTGAAGAAATGAAAGCAcaacatattaaaaataaagaagattATGATACTATTAACTTTATGAAtacaattaaacaaattagaacatttaaatttgaaaaaaaacataaaaaaaaattacaaagatatttatataatttagtTCCAATCATTGATTGGTTACCAAAATATAATTGGAAATCTGATTGGAAAGGTGATTTAATATCTGGTATAACTGTTGGTGTAAtg ctTATTCCACAAGGTATGGCTTATGCATTGGTTGCAAAATTACCACCAATTTATGGTTTATATTCATCTATTTTACCAGTATTAGCATATTGTATATTTGGAACATCAAAACAATTATCAATGGGACCATTTGCAATCATTTCATTGTTGGTATCAGAAACAGTTACAGGTGTTGTTGGTGCTGGTAATACTGATGAAGTTTATCATGTTAGTGTAGCTATACTATTGGCTTTAGTATGTGGTGCTATGCAAATGTTTTTAGGTTTAATAAGGTTTGGTTTCGTTGCAAATTTTTTATCTGATCCAGTTCGTACTGGTTTTACAAGTGGTTGTGCTTTAA ttattggTAGTAGTCAATTAAAACATATATTTGGATATGGTGTTGAAGaaaccaattttttattattattagtaattagatatttaaaagatattgcAAAAACAAATTGGTGGTCATTTTTATTGGGTATAATTGgtgttgtatttttattggGTATTAAAAAGTTGAATGcaagatttaaattaaagataCCAGGACCATTGTTGGTTGTTGTAGTTTTCACattcttttcatttattttaaaactagAGCAAAGAGCACATATAAAGGTGGTTGGTGAAATTCCATCCGGGTttccatcaccatcattccCATTGGTACGTTATAATCAATCATTGTATAGTCAGAATGAAGGTGTGGACGggttaccactaccacccaATACCAATTGGTTTAgtgttttaattcaattgatacCAGGCTCATTGGTATTAACATTGGTTGGATTTATAAGTAGTATTTCAATTGGTTCTAAATTTGGTGAGAAATATAATTACATAGTTGAGCCTAATCAAGAACTTTTTGCATTGGGCGCCAGTGATTTCTTTGGTGCCTTCTTTTTATCGTTCCCAGTGGGTGCATCATTATCAAGAACAGCAGTAAACGCACAGAATGGTGCAGTATCACAAGTTTCGTCATTCATTTGCACGGTTATCATTGTAATTAgtgttttctttttaacaCCAGTGGTGTACTTCTTACCAAGGGCAGTTCTATCATCGATTGTAATCGTTGCAATCATTGATTTGGTTGAATATCAGATGGTATTTGATCTTTGGAAAGTTCATAGAAAAGATTTACTCCTATTTGGTATTTCATTCCTTTCAACTACAATACTTGGAATTTTACAAGGTATATTAATTGGTGCAATCGCCTCTTTATTAATGATTATCTATCGTAGTGCTTATCCACCATTTGCAGTATTGGGTCGTTTACCTGGAACAGAGATCTATAAAAACATTAAACGTGTACCAAAAGCTGAAACTTTCAAAGGTGTCCGTATCGTTCGTATTGATGGTTCAATTTATTTCGCAAATTGTATgtttataaagaaaaaactaAGACATCACGAACCATTCTCTTTAAAGAGTGGTGACCAAAATCATGGTAGTCAAGAGGATATCATTTCTTTCATGACAGATAGTGAGGCTGAAAATGCTTacattgatgatgatgaaccaATTGAAGTTGATATCGATGGTCATAAGATTATTGGTGCAATTATCATTGATTTCAGTTCTGTGAATGATATAGATTCAACTGGTATTCGTATGTTGAAGGAATTAGTATCAGATTTTAGAAAGAGacaattggtaatttattttgcATCAGTAAAAGGTTACGTTAGAGATAGTATGAAAAGAGGTGGTGTAGTCGATCATTATGGTGCCGATCATTTCTTTTGGACAATTAATGATGCTGTTGAACATCATCTTTTCTTATTAAGACAATCAAAAAGAAGTAAAGAACTTTCAAAATCTcgttcaattaataatagttcaaaTAATGTTATATTTAacaaacaaattcaaaataattcaattttaacaacaacaacaacaaatattgataatgattttgatgatgttgttggtaATGCTAGTGGTAATataccattaattaatttaaagaaaatttag
- a CDS encoding hypothetical protein (CG7074 protein (LD45056p)), giving the protein MSQSSTRKRLIQWSPHNKSSFIVGSNDLRLYNFKFKDKNEKKNENNINNSNQYNQNNQQQQQQQIQQQQQQQQQQQQQQQQQQQQQQQQQQQQHDIYSPKSITSKYMETYNFDIEYPPDDWVPQEKKTISLMSVNSDVQLMKCMAWCPDESDTNLIACGLTSGRAILTSFSSVNRILKELVPKHTRSCNAISWNPIYTNQLAVGLDKVRGDSSTLIWDINYLQSTTLNNHLHKNNNNYISKLQQQQNNIDQPYIISQISDNSFSTSTDYTDTIYQPISEFTQSEATLALAWLPNNPSCLLVGTGSKWLKLYDIRDVNSSQSVMAHQKSVNGVCVDPFDFNRIATMSEDSHIKVWDLRNLDDPLIIVNSNCKSIQQIDWCPTRSGVLASVGKDKSSIKLWDIKAPIEFSKSPKLESTTLSTGGGGSGSNTSNNLNKRSTSNNNNSQDPINTISKPTKIHHSSDVVSSFSWHPTNECRMLTVSYSGVIDVVSLNENIPISWSPHGGICFSFGNNVLEGPTKGETLEPNILNYKNLINDGRYEKDISSKIKERAIFGYSANVEENINLANKINDENINFLWKWIQKVPIQIQNFKRESSLISTPSISTTTPGGPITPSATTKTIINNNNNNNNNKNINNNINNINNNNNNNNNNNNNNNNNNNNNNNNNNNNNEYNGIYNILIEKDISTVESSNGFVIYKSPNRNLCLSICGWGFNQSLPLENILSRLEKSGEYERAAAIAVFHLDIKRAILVVTNATYNIHPVTQTNHHGHLMRQDREFSLKLLSIALAGFDGSSTSNNNNNNNNNNNNIWKETCKSTAKSFINPYLKTCLEFLASNSDSKDIYSIIEDSRINLDDKIAFSCKYLDYQDLIHFVERNTIRVIECGNLKGVLLTGLTGRGVDLLSNYIDRTCDIQTAVLAISLVVPKFFRDKRVSKWSSIYSDLLDQWELWHERAILDIQTRISGIDQPPTPQIFAKCGFCQNSFAFESISASSIVGRNASSKPNFKAKVPFCPHCKQSLPRCCLCLLPLNCMVPTPEFKKSNTTIGSGGGSIASSGGINNSGSINNPNDSQLWSNGSEPFEDWFTWCQTCRHGGHSQHILDWFKDHSICPVTSCDCRCSQL; this is encoded by the exons ATGAGTCAATCATCGACAAGAAAAAGATTGATTCAATGGAGTCCACATAATAAAAGTTCATTTATTGTTggttcaaatgatttaagattatataattttaaatttaaagataaaaatgaaaaaaagaatgaaaataatataaataatagtaatcaaTATAATCagaataatcaacaacaacaacaacaacaaatacagcagcaacaacaacaacaacaacaacaacaacaacaacaacaacaacaacaacaacaacaacaacaacaacaacaacaacaacatgaTATATATTCACCAAAATCTATAACATCAAAATATATGGAAACTTATAATTTTGATATAGAATATCCACCTGATG attgGGTACCACaagaaaagaaaacaatATCATTAATGTCAGTTAATTCAGATgttcaattaatgaaatgTATGGCATGGTGTCCAGACGAATCAGATACTAATTTAATTGCATGTGGTTTAACAAGTGGTCGTGCAATTTTAACAAGTTTTTCATCAGtaaatagaattttaaaagaattagtACCAAAACATACACGTTCATGTAATGCAATCTCATGGAATCCAATCTATACAAATCAATTAGCAGTTGGTTTAGATAAAGTAAGAGGTGATTCTTCAACTTTAATTTGggatataaattatttacaatcaacaactttaaataatcatcttcataaaaataataataattatatttcaaaactacaacaacaacaaaataatattgaccAACCATATATaat atCACAAATTTCAGATAATAGTTTTAGTACATCAACAGATTATACAGATACAATTTATCAACCAATTTCAGAATTTACACAATCTGAAGCAACATTAGCATTAGCATGGTTGCCaa ataatccATCATGTTTATTAGTAGGTACAGGATCAAAATGGTTAAAACTTTATGATATTAGAGATGTAAATAGTTCACAATCAGTAATGGCACATCAAAAATCAGTGAATGGAGTTTGTGTTGATCCATTCGATTTCAATAGGATAGCAACGATGAGTGAAGATAGTCATATAAAAGTATGGGATCTTAGAAATTTAGATGATCCACTTATAATTGTAAATAGTAATTGTAAATCCATTCAACAAATCGATTGGTGTCCAACTAGATCAGGTGTATTGGCAAGTGTTGGTAAGGATAAATCATCCATTAAACTATGGGATATTAAAGcaccaattgaattttcaaaatcaccaAAATTGGAATCCACCACATTGAGtactggtggtggtggtagtggtagtaatacatcaaataatttaaataaacgttcaacaagtaataataataatagccaAGATCCAATCaatacaatttcaaaaccaaCTAAAATTCATCATTCATCCGATGTAGTTTCATCTTTCTCTTGGCATCCAACAAATGAATGTCGTATGTTAACTGTATCCTATTCTGGCGTTATTGATGTAGTttctttaaatgaaaatattccAATCTCTTGGTCACCACATGGTGgtatttgtttttcatttggtaataatgTTTTAGAAGGTCCAACTAAAGGTGAAACTTTAGaaccaaatattttaaattataaaaa tttaattaatgatggtAGATATGAAAAAGATATatcatcaaaaattaaagagaGAGCAATTTTTGGATATAGTGCAAATGTTGAAGAGAATATAAATTTagcaaataaaattaatgatgaaaatataaacTTTTTATGGAAATGGATTCAAAAAGTTCcaatacaaattcaaaattttaagAGAGAATCATCATTAATATCAACTCCAAGTATTTCAACTACAACACCAGGTGGACCAATAACACcatcagcaacaacaaaaacaataataaataataataataataataataataataaaaatattaataataatattaataatattaataataataataataataataataataataataataataataataataataataataataataataataataataataataataatgaatataatggaatttataatattttaattgaaaaagatatttcAACGGTTGAATCATCAAATGGATTTGTAATATATAAATCACCAAATAGAAATTTATGTTTATCAATTTGTGGTTGGGGATTTAATCAAAGTTTACCATTGGAGAATATATTATCAAGATTAGAAAAGAGTGGAGAATATGAGAGAGCTGCAGCAATTGCTGTATTTCATTTAGATATAAAAAGAGCGATTTTAGTAGTAACAAATGCAACTTATAATATTCATCCAGTAACTCAAACTAATCATCATGGTCATTTAATGAGACAAGATCGTGAATTTagtttaaaacttttatcaATTGCTTTAGCAGGTTTTGATGGTAGTTCaacaagtaataataataataataataataataataataataatatttggaAAGAAACTTGTAAATCAACAGcaaaatcatttataaatcCATATTTAAAAACATGTTTAGAATTTTTAGCATCAAATTCAGATTCAAAGGATATTTATTCAATCATTGAAGATTCTAGAATTAATTTAGATGATAAGATAGCTTTCTCTTGTAAATATTTAGACTATCaagatttaattcattttgttGAAAGAAATACAATTCGAGTTATAGAATGTGGTAATTTAAAGGGTGTATTATTAACTGGTTTAACAGGTAGAGGTGtagatttattatcaaattatatCGATAGAACTTGTGATATTCAAACGGCAGTTTTAGCAATTAGTTTGGTTGTACCAAAATTCTTTAGAGATAAAAGAGTTTCAAAATGGTCTTCCATCTATAGTGATCTATTGGATCAATGGGAATTATGGCATGAACGTGCAATACTCGATATTCAAACTAGAATTAGTGGTATCGATCAACCACCAACTCCACAAATCTTTGCAAAATGTGGTTTCTGTCAAAATTCTTTTGCTTTTGAATCAATTAGTGCAAGTTCAATCGTTGGAAGAAATGCAAGTAGTAAACCAAATTTCAAAGCAAAAGTACCATTTTGTCCACATTGTAAACAGTCATTACCACGTTGTTGTCTTTGTTTATTACCATTGAATTGTATGGTACCAACAcctgaatttaaaaaatcaaatactacaattggtagtggtggtggtagtattgcaagtagtggtggtataaataatagtggtagtattaataatccaaatgatTCACAACTTTGGTCAAATGGTTCTGAACCTTTTGAAGATTGGTTCACTTGGTGTCAAACTTGTAGACATGGTGGTCATTCTCAACATATTTTAGATTGGTTTAAAGATCATTCAATTTGTCCAGTTACTTCATGTGATTGTCGTTGTAgtcaattataa